The Thomasclavelia ramosa DSM 1402 genome includes a region encoding these proteins:
- a CDS encoding helix-turn-helix domain-containing protein — protein MTIGERIKNLRLKNNYTLDEIADKLGTSRQTIFKYENNIVTNIPSDKIEKLALIFNVSPAYIMGWENSQLGDYEENVEYLKNQPELLELYKEILKNDQLAILFDKAKKLEPKDLEQILKIIDTFNKETR, from the coding sequence ATGACAATTGGTGAAAGAATAAAAAATTTAAGATTAAAAAATAACTATACCTTAGATGAAATTGCAGATAAACTTGGTACATCTAGACAAACAATATTTAAATATGAAAATAATATAGTAACAAATATACCTAGTGATAAAATTGAAAAGTTAGCATTAATTTTCAATGTCAGTCCTGCTTATATAATGGGGTGGGAAAATTCACAATTAGGTGACTATGAAGAAAATGTCGAATATTTAAAGAATCAACCTGAATTGTTGGAACTGTATAAGGAAATACTTAAAAATGATCAACTTGCAATTTTATTTGATAAAGCGAAAAAACTAGAACCAAAAGACCTAGAACAAATACTAAAAATCATCGATACATTTAATAAAGAAACGAGATGA